A window from Gasterosteus aculeatus chromosome 14, fGasAcu3.hap1.1, whole genome shotgun sequence encodes these proteins:
- the cldn5b gene encoding claudin-5b: protein MLAACLEPLGLALGLAGSLLVMVACALPTWKVTAFVDSNIVVAQSTWDGLWMSCVVQSTGQMQCKVHDSVLALARDLQTARALTVASAVLGAAALAVTVAGAQCTTCIGHEQLKARVVNAGGVLYIASALCVLVPLCWMANNIIVDFHDPNVPPSKKREIGAAIYIGWAACALLLLGGALLCCTFTRGARGAYPVMYAPTKSLASTDHQKHYV from the coding sequence ATGCTGGCCGCGTGCCTGGAGCCGCTGGGCCTCGCGCTGGGCCTCGCGGGCTCCCTGCTGGTGATGGTCGCGTGCGCGCTGCCCACCTGGAAGGTGACGGCATTCGTGGACTCCAACATCGTGGTGGCGCAGAGCACGTGGGACGGGCTGTGGATGTCGTGCGTGGTGCAGAGCACGGGCCAGATGCAGTGCAAGGTGCACGACTCCGTGCTTGCGCTCGCGCGGGACCTGCAGACGGCGCGCGCGCTCACGGTGGCGTCCGCCGTGCTCGGCGCGGCGGCGCTCGCGGTGACGGTGGCGGGCGCGCAGTGCACCACGTGCATCGGCCACGAGCAGCTGAAGGCGCGCGTGGTGAACGCCGGCGGCGTGCTCTACATCGCGAGCGCGCTGTGCGTGCTCGTGCCACTGTGCTGGATGGCCAATAACATCATCGTGGACTTTCACGACCCGAATGTGCCGCCGTCCAAGAAACGCGAGATCGGCGCGGCCATCTACATCGGGTGGGCCGCgtgcgcgctgctgctgctcggcggcGCGCTGCTGTGCTGCACGTTCACGCGCGGCGCGCGGGGCGCGTACCCCGTCATGTACGCGCCCACCAAGAGCCTGGCGTCCACCGACCACCAGAAGCATTACGTCTGA
- the acads gene encoding short-chain specific acyl-CoA dehydrogenase, mitochondrial: MAALFRAKRAVGFCLSAHRSFSQLAELPETHQLLRQTCRDYADRELSPIAGRLDREHTYPAKQIQELGAMGVMAIEVPEELGGAGMDYLAYSLAMEEISRGCASTGVVVSVNNSLYIGPILKNGTEEQKKQWITPFTTGEKVGCFCLSEPGNGSDAGAASTVARQDGDEWVLNGTKAWITNSWDASAAVVFATTDRKLKHKGISAFLVPMPHPGLSLGKKEDKLGIRASSTANVILEDCRIPLGNMLGPRGAGFKIAMQTLDSGRIGVAAQALGIAQASLDVAADYAHKRTAFGAPIGKLQAVQFKLADMSVAVDSCRLLIWRASLLRDSGKPFTKEAAMAKLAASEAATFCSHQAIQVLGGMGYVADMPAERHYRDARITEIYEGTSEIQRLVIAGQVLKEYQP, from the exons ATGGCCGCGCTGTTCAGAGCAAAGAGAG CCGTGGGCTTCTGCCTCTCTGCTCATCGCAGTTTTTCCCAGCTGGCCGAGCTGCCGGAGACTCATCAGCTGCTGAGACAGACGTGCAGAGACTACGCCGACCGGGAGCTGAGCCCCATCGCGGGGAGGCTGGACAGAGAGCACACCTACCCCGCCAAGCAG ATCCAGGAGCTGGGGGCCATGGGGGTGATGGCCATCGAGGTCCCAGAGGAGCTGGGGGGGGCCGGGATGGACTACCTGGCCTACAGCCTGGCCATGGAGGAGATCAGCAGAGGCTGCGCCAGCACCGGGGTGGTGGTGTCCGTGAACAAC TCTCTCTACATCGGGCCGATTCTGAAGAACGgcacagaggagcagaagaagcagtGGATCACACCCTTCACCACCGGGGAGAAGGTGGGCTGCTTCTGCCTCAGCGAGCCAg gTAACGGCAGTGACGCCGGTGCCGCCTCCACCGTGGCCCGGCAGGACGGAGACGAGTGGGTTCTGAACGGGACTAAAGCCTGGATCACCAACAGCTGGGACGCCTCCGCCGCCGTCGTGTTCGCCACCACGGACAGGAAGCTCAAGCACAAG GGCATCAGCGCCTTCCTGGTCCCGATGCCCCACCCCGGCCTCTCGCTGGGGAAGAAGGAGGACAAGCTGGGCATCAGAGCCTCGTCCACCGCCAACGTCATCCTGGAGGACTGCAGGATCCCGCTGGGCAACATGCTGGGGCCGCGTGGCGCCGGCTTCAAGATCGCCATG CAAACCCTGGACAGCGGGCGTATCGGCGTGGCGGCTCAAGCTCTCGGCATCGCTCAGGCTTCTCTGGACGTCGCCGCGGACTACGCCCACAAACGCACCGCCTTCGGAGCGCCGATCGGCAAACTGCAGGCCGTGCAG TTCAAGCTGGCCGACATGTCCGTGGCCGTCGACAGCTGCCGTCTGCTCATCTGGAGAGCTTCTCTCCTCAGAGACTCGGGGAAGCCCTTCACCAAG gaagcagcCATGGCCAAGCTCGCCGCCTCCGAGGCCGCCACCTTCTGCTCCCATCAG GCGATCCAGGTGCTGGGGGGGATGGGCTACGTGGCCGACATGCCGGCCGAGCGGCACTACCGCGACGCCCGCATCACGGAGATCTACGAGGGCACCAGCGAGATCCAGAGGCTGGTCATCGCTGGCCAGGTGCTGAAGGAGTACCAGccctga
- the crybb1 gene encoding beta-crystallin B1, protein MSQTAKSASSQGTDAKDKGAPAPAATSKATKTGEPGMGSYKIMMFDQENFQGRMMEVQNECMNVCERGLDRVRSIIVECGPFVAFEQTNFRGEMFILEKGEYPRWDTWSNSYRSDCLMSLRPIRMDSLEHKICLYELSDFKGNKMEIQEDDVPTLWAHGFCDRVGSVRVPGGAWVGYQYPGYRGYQYLFECGDYRHYNDFSAFQPQIQSMRRIRDMQFHQRGCFTFTSASK, encoded by the exons ATGTCTCAGACCGCCAAGTCCGCCTCCAGCCAGGGCACCGATGCCAAGGACAAGGGAGCCCCGGCCCCCGCCGCCACCAGCAAGGCCACCAAGACCGGAGAGCCCGGCATGGGGTCCTACAAA ATCATGATGTTCGACCAGGAGAACTTCCAGGGCCGCATGATGGAGGTCCAGAACGAGTGCATGAACGTGTGTGAGCGCGGCCTGGACCGCGTGCGCAGCATCATCGTGGAGTGCGGCCC CTTCGTTGCCTTCGAGCAGACTAACTTCCGCGGGGAGATGTTCATCCTGGAGAAGGGAGAGTATCCTCGCTGGGACACCTGGAGCAACTCGTACCGCAGCGACTGCCTCATGTCCCTCAGGCCCATCCGCATG GACAGCCTGGAGCACAAGATCTGCCTGTACGAGCTCTCTGACTTCAAGGGCAACAAGATGGAGATCCAGGAGGACGACGTGCCCACCCTCTGGGCGCACGGCTTCTGTGACCGAGTGGGCAGCGTGAGGGTCCCTGGAGGAGC GTGGGTGGGCTACCAGTACCCCGGATACAGAGGCTACCAGTACCTGTTTGAGTGCGGCGACTACAGACACTACAACGACTTCAGTGCCTTCCAGCCCCAGATCCAGTCCATGCGCCGCATCCGGGACATGCAGTTCCACCAGAGAGGCTGCTTCACCTTCACCTCCGCCAGCAAGTGA
- the cryba4 gene encoding beta-crystallin A4 yields MWCLHFCPRPQINHLLWGGGHKEKGGLPSPAAEPGLSAWPPARGGFKRVGARGSSHSHSRTPQRDTMTHHCTKFSGHWKIIVFDEECFQGRRHEFTSECCNVMEFGFETVRSMRVESGAWVGYEHASYQGQQFVLERGEYPQSSAFGGSNAYHIERMTSFRPIACANHRECRMTIFERENFLGRKGELSDDYPSLQAMGWCNNEVGSLRIQSGAFVCYQFPGYRGYQYIMECDRHCGDFKHFREFGSHCQTPQIQSIRRIQQ; encoded by the exons ATGTGGTGTCTGCACTTCTGCCCCCGTCCACAGATTAACCACCTATTGTGGGGGGGCGGGCACaaagagaagggggggttgCCCTCCCCCGCTGCTGAGCCGGGGCTTTCTGCGTGGCCCCCTGCCAGGGGAGGCTTTAAAAGGGTGGGGGCGCGAGGATCATCTCACTCTCACAGCAGGACACCACAGCGAG acaccATGACTCACCACTGCACCAAGTTCTCCGGCCACTGGAAG atcATCGTCTTCGACGAGGAGTGCTTCCAGGGCCGCCGCCACGAGTTCACCTCCGAGTGCTGCAACGTGATGGAGTTTGGCTTCGAGACCGTGCGCTCCATGCGCGTGGAGAGCGGAGC CTGGGTGGGTTACGAGCACGCCTCCTACCAGGGGCAGCAGTTCGTGCTGGAGAGGGGCGAGTACCCCCAGTCCAGCGCCTTCGGGGGGAGCAACGCCTACCACATCGAGAGGATGACCTCCTTCAGGCCCATCGCCTGCGCC aaccACAGAGAGTGTCGTATGACCATCTTTGAGCGTGAGAACTTCCTGGGCCGTAAGGGCGAGCTCAGCGACGACTACCCCTCCCTGCAGGCCATGGGCTGGTGCAACAACGAAGTGGGCTCCCTGAGGATCCAGTCCGGAGC GTTCGTGTGCTACCAGTTCCCCGGTTACCGTGGATACCAGTACATCATGGAGTGTGACCGTCACTGTGGGGACTTCAAACACTTCAGGGAGTTTGGCTCCCACTGCCAGACCCCCCAGATCCAGTCCATCCGCCGCATTCAGCAgtaa